One window from the genome of Deltaproteobacteria bacterium encodes:
- a CDS encoding HD domain-containing protein: protein MKMYATSPLKKEKACAPVTVGSEEGLSTLVTNIKRQAAGMLAGHSRSHDWEHTQRVFRLCRHIGSVEGVDMEVVLAAACLHDIGRRYQDRSGGKVCHALKGMELARPIVEPLPISEDRRANILHCIAAHRFRKPPAPATPEARVLFDADKLDAIGAVGVARAYLFAGEVGARLHNSDANVAETSAYSSEDTGFREFTVKLSKIRDRMLTGEGMRIAAGRHAFMAAFFERLEAEHRGDL, encoded by the coding sequence ATGAAAATGTACGCAACGAGCCCCCTGAAAAAAGAAAAAGCATGCGCGCCGGTGACCGTCGGATCCGAGGAGGGCTTGAGCACCCTGGTTACAAACATCAAACGGCAGGCGGCCGGGATGCTTGCGGGGCACTCGAGGAGCCACGACTGGGAGCACACCCAGCGGGTTTTCCGGTTGTGCCGCCACATCGGGTCGGTCGAGGGAGTGGACATGGAGGTGGTTCTTGCCGCCGCCTGCCTGCACGACATCGGGCGCCGTTATCAGGACAGGTCAGGCGGGAAGGTGTGCCATGCCTTGAAGGGCATGGAACTGGCGCGTCCGATCGTCGAACCATTGCCGATTTCGGAGGACCGCAGGGCCAACATTCTGCATTGCATCGCGGCGCATCGTTTTCGCAAACCGCCGGCGCCGGCAACCCCGGAGGCCAGGGTTCTGTTTGACGCCGACAAACTGGATGCCATCGGCGCCGTAGGGGTTGCCAGGGCGTATTTGTTTGCCGGTGAAGTGGGCGCCCGGCTGCACAATTCCGATGCGAATGTGGCGGAAACCAGCGCCTACTCGTCTGAAGATACCGGGTTTCGGGAGTTTACGGTCAAGTTGTCCAAAATCAGGGACCGCATGTTAACCGGTGAGGGCATGCGGATAGCGGCTGGCCGGCATGCGTTCATGGCGGCGTTTTTTGAACGGTTGGAAGCCGAACACAGGGGCGATCTGTAG